A single region of the Novosphingobium sp. genome encodes:
- a CDS encoding LacI family DNA-binding transcriptional regulator has product MSVEQTRRLTIRDVAKKAGVSTATVSNALNDVRGVGADVRERVLAAARELGYRPNVAAQATRTGRTRQMAFITPDLTNPFYPRLARAVANAARAAGYALLLVDTQDGEAELACIEQIARHDVDGILWCPATGEDVLARNRLGAPVVVIDDNHIGRDSIAANYRMSSALVAGHVAACGYKRIGMLSGPLSIFAAKLRRAEFIASLAQGEEVVWEVFQPFHQDLNEAAREAILRNEVDVIVCCDDVMAAACIQLALDHGLSVPGDVAVIGHDDMPIATLIRPKLTTVRQPLDAIGSEAVRMMIERIEEPQRANRSTAIDVELIVRGSSFPGDQRPA; this is encoded by the coding sequence GTGAGCGTGGAACAAACGCGGCGTTTGACGATCAGGGATGTGGCAAAAAAGGCGGGTGTGTCCACCGCGACGGTCTCCAACGCCCTCAATGATGTGCGCGGTGTGGGCGCCGATGTGCGCGAGCGGGTGCTGGCCGCCGCCAGGGAACTGGGCTATCGCCCCAATGTCGCCGCGCAGGCCACGCGCACCGGTCGCACGCGGCAGATGGCCTTTATCACCCCCGATCTGACCAATCCTTTCTATCCTCGTCTGGCCCGCGCCGTGGCCAATGCAGCGCGGGCGGCCGGCTATGCGCTGCTGCTGGTCGACACGCAGGATGGCGAGGCCGAACTGGCCTGCATCGAGCAGATCGCCCGCCACGATGTCGACGGCATTCTGTGGTGCCCGGCCACGGGCGAGGATGTGCTGGCGCGCAACCGGCTGGGCGCGCCGGTGGTGGTCATCGATGACAACCATATCGGGCGCGACAGCATCGCGGCCAATTACCGCATGAGCAGCGCTCTGGTGGCGGGCCATGTCGCGGCCTGCGGCTATAAGCGGATCGGCATGCTGTCGGGGCCTTTGTCGATTTTCGCCGCCAAGCTGCGCCGCGCGGAATTTATCGCCAGTCTGGCGCAGGGCGAGGAGGTGGTGTGGGAGGTGTTCCAGCCTTTCCATCAGGACCTCAACGAGGCCGCGCGTGAGGCGATCTTGCGCAATGAGGTGGATGTGATCGTCTGCTGCGACGATGTGATGGCGGCCGCCTGCATCCAGTTGGCGCTGGATCATGGACTGTCGGTGCCGGGCGATGTCGCGGTGATTGGCCACGATGATATGCCGATCGCCACGTTGATCCGGCCCAAGCTGACCACGGTGCGCCAGCCGCTGGATGCCATCGGCAGCGAGGCTGTGCGTATGATGATCGAGCGCATCGAGGAGCCCCAGCGCGCCAACCGCAGCACGGCCATCGATGTTGAGTTGATCGTGCGGGGTTCGAGTTTTCCGGGCGACCAGCGTCCGGCGTGA
- the paoC gene encoding aldehyde oxidoreductase molybdenum-binding subunit PaoC: MKFDTPAGKNPIDQLKVVGRATSRIDGRLKTTGTAPYAYERHDVAKNQAYGFVVGAAIAKGRITAMDVAAAKAAPGVLAVVTTLDHAAPLPLGMMNAAPLFGGDQVVHYHQAIAVVVADSFEQARAAAALIRTDYARSPGQFDLAASADAAPLVPGGNGQPAIHRVGNFDSAFAAAPVTIDRRYTTPDESHAMMEPHATIASWEGEKLTVWTSNQMIAWGKGSLAKTLGIKPENVRLDSPFIGGGFGGKLFIRADVVLAALAAKAAQRPVKIALPRPFMMNNTTHRPATIQRVKLGATRDGRLTAISHSSISGNLAEGKPESAVQQTQLLYAAPHRETFMKLAALDLPEGNAMRAPGEAPGLMVLEMAMDEMAEALGMDPVEFRILNDTQVDPTKPERKFSQRHLVECLRTGAEKFGWSKRNPKPGQQREGRWLIGMGVAVGFRNNLLTKSAARIRLERNGRLTVETDMTDIGTGTYTILAQTAAEMMGVPLEAVTVRLGDSDFPASAGSGGQWGANNSTAGLYAACVKLRAMVAQKLGLGEEAHFADGMVIAGNQRLPLAQAARDGAIAAEDIIEYGTLDKTYQQSTFASHFVEVAVDGYTGETRIRRMLAVCDAGRILNPTAARSQVIGAMTMGVGAALSEELAVDPRFGFFVNHDLAGYEVAVHADVPHQEVIFLDYPDDKSSPMKAKGVGELGLCGVGAAIANAIYNATGVRVRDYPITLDKHLDHLPVIV, encoded by the coding sequence ATGAAGTTCGACACGCCAGCGGGCAAGAACCCCATCGACCAGTTGAAGGTCGTCGGCCGCGCCACATCGCGGATCGACGGCAGGCTGAAAACCACCGGCACCGCGCCCTATGCCTATGAACGGCACGATGTGGCGAAGAATCAGGCCTATGGCTTTGTCGTCGGCGCGGCCATCGCCAAGGGGCGCATCACGGCCATGGATGTGGCGGCGGCCAAGGCGGCGCCGGGCGTGCTGGCGGTGGTGACCACGCTCGATCATGCCGCGCCCTTGCCGCTTGGCATGATGAATGCGGCCCCTCTCTTTGGCGGCGATCAGGTGGTGCATTACCATCAGGCGATCGCCGTGGTGGTGGCCGACAGCTTCGAGCAGGCCCGCGCCGCCGCCGCCCTGATCCGCACCGATTACGCCCGCTCGCCGGGCCAGTTCGATCTGGCCGCCTCGGCCGATGCCGCGCCGCTGGTGCCCGGCGGCAATGGGCAGCCCGCGATCCACCGCGTCGGCAATTTCGACAGCGCCTTTGCCGCCGCGCCGGTGACCATCGACCGCCGCTACACCACCCCCGACGAGAGCCATGCGATGATGGAGCCCCATGCCACCATCGCATCATGGGAAGGCGAAAAGCTGACCGTCTGGACATCGAACCAGATGATCGCCTGGGGCAAGGGCAGTCTGGCCAAGACGCTGGGCATCAAGCCGGAGAATGTGCGGCTGGATTCGCCCTTTATCGGTGGCGGTTTCGGGGGGAAGCTGTTTATCCGCGCGGATGTGGTGCTGGCGGCCCTGGCGGCCAAGGCGGCACAAAGGCCGGTGAAGATCGCGCTGCCCCGGCCTTTCATGATGAACAACACCACCCATCGCCCCGCCACCATCCAGCGCGTGAAGCTGGGCGCGACGCGTGACGGACGGCTGACGGCGATCTCGCACAGTTCCATCAGCGGCAATCTGGCAGAGGGCAAGCCGGAATCGGCGGTCCAGCAGACCCAGCTTCTCTATGCCGCCCCCCATCGCGAGACCTTCATGAAGCTGGCCGCGCTGGACCTGCCCGAGGGCAATGCCATGCGCGCACCCGGCGAGGCGCCCGGCCTGATGGTGCTGGAAATGGCCATGGACGAAATGGCCGAAGCGCTGGGCATGGACCCGGTCGAGTTCCGCATCCTCAACGACACGCAGGTCGATCCCACCAAGCCGGAGCGCAAGTTCTCCCAGCGCCATCTGGTGGAATGCCTGCGCACCGGCGCGGAAAAATTCGGCTGGTCGAAGCGCAATCCCAAACCGGGGCAACAGCGCGAAGGGCGCTGGCTGATCGGCATGGGTGTCGCGGTGGGGTTCCGCAACAATCTGCTGACGAAATCGGCGGCGCGCATCCGGCTGGAGCGCAATGGACGGCTGACGGTGGAAACCGACATGACCGACATCGGCACCGGCACCTACACCATTCTGGCCCAGACCGCCGCCGAGATGATGGGGGTGCCGCTCGAAGCGGTGACCGTCCGGTTGGGCGACAGCGATTTTCCCGCCTCGGCCGGTTCGGGCGGGCAATGGGGGGCGAACAACTCCACCGCCGGCCTCTATGCCGCCTGCGTCAAGCTGCGCGCCATGGTGGCGCAGAAGCTGGGGCTGGGCGAGGAGGCGCATTTCGCCGATGGCATGGTCATCGCCGGAAACCAGCGCCTTCCGCTGGCGCAGGCCGCGCGGGATGGGGCGATCGCCGCCGAGGACATCATCGAATATGGCACGCTGGACAAGACCTATCAGCAATCGACCTTCGCCAGCCATTTCGTCGAGGTGGCGGTGGATGGCTATACCGGCGAGACGCGCATCCGCCGCATGCTGGCCGTGTGCGATGCGGGCCGCATCCTGAACCCCACCGCCGCGCGCAGCCAGGTGATCGGCGCCATGACCATGGGCGTCGGCGCGGCGCTGAGCGAGGAGCTGGCGGTGGACCCGCGTTTCGGCTTTTTCGTGAACCATGATCTGGCCGGTTACGAGGTGGCCGTCCATGCCGATGTGCCCCATCAGGAGGTGATCTTCCTCGATTATCCGGACGACAAATCCTCCCCCATGAAGGCCAAGGGCGTGGGCGAGCTGGGGCTGTGCGGCGTGGGCGCGGCCATTGCCAATGCGATCTACAACGCCACAGGCGTGCGGGTGCGCGATTATCCCATCACGCTGGACAAGCATCTCGATCATCTGCCGGTGATCGTTTGA
- a CDS encoding nucleotidyltransferase family protein codes for MSQPVMVAVLGAGAGARMGGGKLDRDLGGRPLGAWALATAQSLGAMVCFISDGRRPGWVGPDVEVVHNPHAASGMASSLRLAVDRAQGCDAARLLIMLADMPFVEAATLRMLLDRTAEDRVSACRYPDGRLGPPACFGAGRMASLAALTGDVGARHLLNQPGFALALSIDAAELQDIDTPEDLRLARLRAASRMAGMPPSGH; via the coding sequence ATGAGCCAGCCGGTGATGGTGGCCGTGCTGGGCGCTGGTGCGGGTGCGCGCATGGGCGGCGGCAAGCTGGATCGCGATCTGGGCGGACGACCGCTGGGGGCATGGGCGCTGGCAACGGCACAGAGTCTCGGGGCCATGGTCTGCTTCATCTCGGACGGTCGCCGGCCCGGCTGGGTCGGGCCGGACGTGGAGGTGGTGCATAATCCTCACGCAGCCTCGGGCATGGCCTCATCCTTGCGGCTTGCCGTGGACCGGGCGCAGGGATGTGATGCCGCGCGTTTGCTGATCATGCTGGCCGACATGCCCTTTGTCGAAGCGGCAACCTTGCGCATGCTGCTCGACCGGACGGCGGAGGATAGGGTGAGCGCATGCCGTTATCCCGATGGAAGGCTGGGGCCGCCAGCCTGTTTCGGGGCCGGGCGCATGGCGTCTCTGGCCGCGCTGACCGGCGATGTGGGTGCACGCCATCTGCTCAACCAGCCGGGGTTCGCCCTGGCGCTCTCCATCGATGCGGCAGAGTTGCAGGATATCGATACGCCGGAGGATTTGCGATTGGCACGCCTTCGCGCCGCATCGCGCATGGCCGGTATGCCGCCTTCCGGTCATTAG
- the poxB gene encoding ubiquinone-dependent pyruvate dehydrogenase: MPTVADQMVEALAVAGVRRIYGIVGDSLNGLTEALRRKGGIDWLHVRHEETAAFAAAGEAHATERLAVCAGSCGPGNLHLINGLFDAHRSRLPVVAIAAHIPSAEIGSGYFQETRPEELFRACSSYCELISDPAQMPRAIESAIRRAVAERCVAVLVVPGDVFLKPATAAPVPQPVSLSLPRPIVVPPEEALDQLATLLNDAERVTLLCGGGVVGAHREVVALAERLQAPIVHTLRGKEHIEWANPYDVGMTGLIGFASGYHAMGSCDVLLMLGTDFPYRQFYPQDARIAQIDLRPEAIGRRAPIELGLVGDVKHTVSALLPKLSRDRREDHLRAALTHYEASRAALDRQATGKAGGRLHPQHVVDELSRQAAGDAIFTADVGLPTVWSARHLAMNGHRRLIGSFWHGSMANAMPQAIGAQAAFPERQVISLSGDGGFTMLMGDLLTLKQLNLPVKVLIFNNGSLGFIELEQKSSGYLEFGTTLDNPDFAALAQAVGIKGIPIADPAALEQGIAEALAHDGPVVIDAQVERMELAMPPRITAEMTKGFTAYMLKAVLNGRGDELVELAAANLLR; the protein is encoded by the coding sequence ATGCCGACAGTTGCCGATCAGATGGTCGAAGCCCTTGCCGTGGCCGGCGTGCGCCGGATCTATGGAATCGTGGGCGACAGCCTGAATGGCCTCACCGAAGCGCTGCGCCGCAAGGGCGGGATCGACTGGCTGCATGTCCGCCATGAGGAAACCGCAGCCTTCGCCGCCGCCGGAGAGGCGCATGCCACCGAAAGGCTGGCGGTCTGCGCGGGGTCTTGCGGGCCGGGCAATCTGCATCTGATCAACGGGCTGTTCGATGCCCATCGCTCGCGCCTGCCGGTGGTGGCGATCGCGGCGCATATTCCCTCGGCGGAAATCGGATCGGGCTATTTTCAGGAAACCCGCCCCGAAGAGCTGTTCCGCGCCTGCTCCTCCTATTGCGAGCTGATCTCCGACCCGGCGCAGATGCCGCGCGCCATCGAAAGCGCGATCCGCCGCGCCGTGGCCGAACGCTGCGTCGCGGTGCTGGTCGTGCCCGGCGATGTGTTCCTGAAACCGGCAACGGCGGCACCTGTGCCTCAGCCTGTGTCGCTCAGCCTGCCGCGCCCCATCGTGGTGCCGCCCGAGGAAGCGCTCGATCAACTCGCCACGCTGCTCAACGATGCCGAGCGGGTGACCCTGCTGTGCGGCGGCGGCGTGGTGGGCGCGCATCGCGAGGTGGTGGCGCTGGCCGAAAGGCTGCAGGCGCCCATCGTCCACACCTTGCGCGGCAAGGAGCATATCGAATGGGCCAACCCTTACGATGTGGGGATGACCGGGCTGATCGGCTTTGCCTCGGGCTATCACGCCATGGGGAGCTGCGATGTTCTGCTGATGCTGGGCACCGATTTCCCCTATCGCCAGTTCTATCCGCAGGATGCCCGCATCGCCCAGATCGACCTGCGGCCCGAGGCGATCGGTCGGCGCGCGCCGATCGAGCTGGGGTTGGTCGGCGATGTGAAGCATACGGTGAGCGCGCTGCTGCCCAAACTGAGCCGGGACCGCCGCGAGGACCATCTGCGCGCCGCTCTGACCCATTACGAGGCCAGCCGCGCCGCGCTGGACCGGCAGGCGACGGGCAAGGCGGGCGGACGACTGCACCCCCAGCATGTGGTCGACGAACTGAGCCGTCAGGCCGCAGGCGACGCGATCTTCACCGCCGATGTCGGCCTGCCCACGGTGTGGAGCGCGCGCCATCTGGCGATGAACGGCCATCGCCGTCTGATCGGCTCCTTCTGGCATGGCTCGATGGCCAATGCGATGCCTCAGGCGATCGGCGCTCAGGCAGCCTTTCCCGAGCGGCAGGTCATTTCGCTGTCGGGCGACGGCGGCTTTACCATGCTGATGGGCGATCTGCTGACGCTCAAGCAGTTGAATTTGCCGGTCAAGGTGCTGATTTTCAACAATGGCTCGTTGGGCTTTATCGAGCTGGAGCAGAAATCATCGGGCTATCTGGAATTTGGCACCACGCTCGACAATCCGGACTTTGCCGCGCTGGCACAGGCCGTGGGGATCAAGGGCATTCCTATCGCGGATCCCGCCGCGCTGGAACAGGGCATTGCCGAGGCGCTGGCGCATGACGGGCCGGTGGTGATCGATGCGCAGGTCGAGCGGATGGAGCTGGCCATGCCGCCGCGCATCACCGCCGAAATGACCAAGGGCTTCACCGCCTATATGCTCAAGGCCGTGCTGAACGGCAGGGGCGACGAGCTGGTCGAACTGGCCGCCGCCAATCTGCTGCGCTAG
- a CDS encoding xanthine dehydrogenase family protein subunit M, with protein sequence MKAFTYERAQSPAQAAAAVARKPGAKFLAGGTNLLDLMKLQIETPTHLVDVQDLALDKIEETPEGGLRIGALVRNTALASDMRVRRDYGVLTKAIVAGASGQLRNKATTAGNLLQRTRCPYFYDTNQPCNKRQPGSGCGAIGGVSRQLGVIGVSDACIATYPGDMAVALRLLDAHVETVDPQGAVRSIPIGEFHRLWGDTPHLETSLKRGELITAVTLPRPIGGRHLYHKVRDRASYAFALVSVAAVIQPDGSGRVAFGGVAPRPWRIEAAEEAMPRGAQAVTAQVFAEARPTADNRFKLQLATRTLAGVMVEARS encoded by the coding sequence ATGAAGGCCTTCACCTATGAACGCGCCCAGAGCCCGGCACAGGCCGCCGCCGCCGTGGCGCGCAAGCCGGGCGCCAAATTTCTGGCGGGCGGCACCAATCTGCTCGACCTGATGAAGCTGCAGATCGAGACACCCACCCATCTGGTCGATGTGCAGGACCTGGCGCTCGACAAGATCGAGGAGACGCCGGAAGGCGGCCTGCGCATCGGCGCGCTGGTGCGCAACACGGCGCTGGCTTCGGACATGCGAGTGAGGCGCGATTACGGCGTGCTGACCAAGGCCATCGTGGCGGGCGCCTCGGGCCAGTTGCGCAACAAGGCGACCACGGCGGGCAATCTGCTCCAGCGCACGCGCTGCCCCTATTTCTATGACACCAACCAGCCCTGCAACAAGCGCCAGCCGGGCTCGGGCTGCGGGGCGATCGGCGGCGTGTCGCGCCAGTTGGGGGTGATCGGCGTGTCGGATGCCTGCATCGCCACCTATCCGGGCGATATGGCGGTCGCGCTGCGCCTGCTCGACGCCCATGTCGAGACGGTCGATCCGCAGGGCGCGGTGCGCTCGATCCCCATCGGCGAGTTCCATCGCCTGTGGGGCGATACGCCGCATCTCGAAACCAGCCTGAAGCGCGGTGAGTTGATCACCGCCGTCACCCTGCCCCGCCCCATCGGCGGACGGCATCTCTATCACAAGGTGCGCGACAGGGCCTCCTATGCCTTTGCGCTGGTCTCGGTGGCGGCGGTGATCCAGCCCGATGGCTCGGGCCGGGTGGCCTTTGGCGGGGTCGCCCCCCGGCCATGGCGCATCGAGGCGGCGGAAGAGGCAATGCCGCGCGGCGCGCAGGCGGTCACCGCCCAGGTCTTTGCCGAGGCCCGCCCGACGGCGGACAACCGTTTCAAACTGCAACTGGCCACCCGCACCCTTGCGGGCGTGATGGTGGAGGCGCGCTCATGA
- a CDS encoding XdhC family protein, producing the protein MAADLSANAGAGLSASPGAVYTDWVLPFLDEAMAQGQRVALVTLVGVSGSSPRPLGSQLAVREDGASVGLISGGCVEPSLVLDAVQAIRDRRCHLERYGQGSRFIDLRLPCGSSIDVYFDTGLTRDLVRELIAARAQRRPLTLAIDTRAHRHWLMEGEQAAPDAFLRHYTPSCRITIAGAGHVMVALASLCRLCEIDVELISTDQLTCHLLAQHGFQPQSVHAWAQAGWHRLDRWSGAVLLSHDHDDEAGVLADILSTPAFYVGALGSRRTHARRLDLLRHMGVAEDALARIRGPVGLPIGAMTPPEIAISILAEIIAHWRALPAAGDEHAAPTLARMEA; encoded by the coding sequence ATGGCGGCGGACCTCTCCGCCAACGCTGGCGCGGGCCTCTCCGCCAGCCCCGGCGCGGTTTACACCGACTGGGTACTGCCCTTTCTGGACGAGGCCATGGCGCAGGGGCAGCGGGTCGCTCTGGTCACGCTGGTGGGTGTCAGCGGGTCTTCGCCGCGTCCCTTGGGCAGCCAGTTGGCCGTGCGTGAGGATGGCGCATCGGTGGGACTGATCAGCGGCGGCTGCGTCGAGCCGAGCCTTGTACTCGATGCCGTGCAGGCGATCAGGGACCGGCGCTGCCATCTGGAGCGCTATGGGCAGGGATCGCGCTTTATCGACCTGCGCCTGCCCTGCGGTTCGTCCATCGATGTCTATTTCGACACGGGGCTGACGCGGGATCTGGTGAGGGAGCTGATCGCGGCGCGCGCGCAACGTCGTCCGCTCACGCTGGCCATCGATACAAGGGCCCACCGCCACTGGCTGATGGAGGGGGAGCAGGCCGCGCCGGATGCGTTTCTGCGCCATTATACGCCATCGTGCCGGATCACCATCGCGGGCGCGGGGCATGTCATGGTGGCCCTGGCCAGCCTGTGCCGCCTTTGCGAGATCGACGTAGAACTGATCAGCACCGACCAACTGACCTGCCACCTGCTGGCGCAGCATGGATTTCAGCCGCAATCGGTCCATGCCTGGGCACAGGCCGGCTGGCACAGGCTCGACCGCTGGTCAGGGGCGGTGCTGCTCTCGCACGATCACGACGATGAGGCAGGCGTGCTGGCCGACATCCTGAGCACACCAGCCTTTTATGTCGGCGCTCTGGGATCGCGCCGTACCCATGCGCGGCGCCTCGACCTGCTGCGCCACATGGGTGTTGCCGAGGATGCGCTGGCCCGCATTCGCGGACCTGTCGGCCTGCCGATCGGAGCGATGACACCGCCCGAGATCGCGATCTCCATTCTGGCCGAAATCATCGCGCATTGGCGCGCTCTCCCCGCTGCGGGCGATGAGCATGCCGCACCGACTCTGGCGCGCATGGAGGCATGA
- a CDS encoding creatininase family protein, whose product MKWQDLTTRELEAIDRATPLFLSIGAVEQHGPHLPLATDSLIGAYFLEELDRKLGDKVLILPQVSVGCSHHHMDFSGTLSVSHAAFQAYVAAILHSALAHGFKNVVLFNSHAGNQAVANLIAEEVGSTHPGCRIVLAGWWLLVGPELRKLREGVVGLDSHAGDLETSIVLHAAPDAVREIVPGAPLCTHTFDWASGDLLKGERATLYRSMHERTCGSGVAGDPTLATAAKGEAITGYVIEALADIVTDLTGAE is encoded by the coding sequence ATGAAATGGCAGGACCTCACCACCCGCGAGCTGGAAGCGATCGACCGGGCCACGCCGCTCTTCCTCTCCATCGGCGCGGTCGAGCAGCACGGGCCGCATCTGCCGCTGGCCACCGACTCCCTGATCGGCGCCTATTTCCTTGAGGAGCTGGACCGCAAGCTGGGTGACAAGGTGCTGATCCTGCCGCAGGTCAGCGTGGGCTGCTCGCACCACCATATGGATTTTTCGGGCACGCTCAGCGTCAGCCATGCGGCGTTTCAGGCCTATGTCGCCGCGATCCTGCATTCGGCGCTGGCGCATGGCTTCAAGAATGTGGTGCTGTTCAACAGCCATGCGGGCAATCAGGCGGTCGCCAATCTGATCGCCGAGGAGGTGGGCTCCACCCATCCCGGCTGCCGGATCGTGCTGGCGGGCTGGTGGCTGCTGGTAGGGCCCGAACTGCGCAAGTTGCGCGAGGGCGTCGTCGGACTGGACTCCCATGCCGGGGACCTCGAAACCTCGATCGTGCTTCACGCTGCCCCCGATGCGGTGCGCGAGATCGTGCCGGGCGCCCCGCTCTGCACCCACACCTTCGACTGGGCCAGCGGAGACCTGCTGAAGGGCGAGCGTGCCACGCTCTACCGCAGCATGCATGAGCGCACCTGCGGCAGCGGCGTCGCCGGAGACCCCACGCTGGCCACGGCGGCCAAGGGCGAGGCGATCACGGGCTATGTGATCGAGGCGCTGGCCGACATCGTCACCGATCTGACCGGGGCGGAGTAA
- a CDS encoding esterase-like activity of phytase family protein, which produces MIWLIAAAALLPAGHVEAGSPRIHVHATPVSLNAADAGQQQLGRLRFLGGVALRSSDPHFGGLSALRWYRGRLLAMSDEGAAFYAMQPRERHGRLIGMGAVSRTFLRGPDGKVLTGKQETDTESMEVNLLHGRRGDASISFGFERHDRIWTYRLREGLPVGKPVPMTTAPGWFARQPDNLGVEAMAGNRQVSLLISEGLKTLDGQASALLFRPGIAGRVHPADPVEIGIPAPGARRPSELAMIDPHHFLMLRRSWSEAEGFQVELDALDLNADRASIHRLAEFKPPIVTDNFEGMAVRKEGGRVVLYIIADDNFEKKQRTLLLKFRLD; this is translated from the coding sequence ATGATCTGGCTGATCGCGGCGGCGGCCCTGCTGCCTGCCGGGCATGTCGAGGCCGGATCGCCCAGGATCCACGTTCACGCAACGCCGGTCAGCTTGAATGCAGCGGATGCCGGTCAGCAGCAGTTGGGCCGTCTGCGCTTTCTGGGCGGGGTGGCGCTGCGCTCATCCGATCCGCATTTCGGGGGCCTGTCCGCGCTGCGCTGGTATCGGGGGCGTCTGCTGGCCATGAGCGACGAGGGCGCCGCCTTCTATGCGATGCAGCCGCGCGAAAGGCATGGGCGGCTGATCGGCATGGGCGCGGTGAGCCGGACCTTCCTGCGCGGGCCTGACGGCAAGGTGCTGACCGGAAAGCAGGAAACCGATACGGAATCCATGGAGGTGAACCTCCTGCATGGGCGCCGGGGGGATGCCAGCATCAGCTTCGGTTTCGAACGCCATGACCGGATCTGGACCTATCGCCTGCGCGAGGGCCTGCCAGTCGGCAAGCCCGTCCCCATGACGACAGCCCCCGGATGGTTCGCGCGGCAGCCGGACAATCTGGGCGTCGAGGCCATGGCGGGCAATCGGCAGGTCAGCCTGCTGATCTCGGAAGGTCTGAAGACGCTGGACGGGCAGGCCAGTGCCCTGCTGTTCAGGCCAGGGATCGCCGGGCGCGTCCATCCCGCCGATCCGGTCGAAATCGGCATTCCCGCGCCCGGCGCCCGGCGCCCCAGCGAGCTTGCGATGATCGACCCGCATCACTTCCTGATGCTGCGGCGGAGCTGGAGCGAGGCCGAGGGCTTTCAGGTCGAGCTCGATGCCCTCGATCTGAACGCGGATCGTGCCTCCATCCACCGGCTGGCCGAGTTCAAGCCCCCCATCGTGACGGACAATTTCGAGGGCATGGCCGTCCGCAAAGAAGGCGGGCGCGTGGTACTCTACATCATCGCCGACGATAATTTCGAGAAGAAGCAGCGCACCTTGCTCCTGAAATTCCGCCTCGATTGA
- a CDS encoding MFS transporter produces MSTSNETICQTAIPSRQPVGPAFGPVLGIALSSFAYFFFLGTATPYFSLWLAQKGLQSNWIAAIATALLIGATIGQALLPYAALRIGRTPALLVTTLGGLGCTAALMLAPSPGALLGIALTGALFTGAAIPLIDAIALEKASPWYGRIRATGSAGFAMATLGVGWLIDRIGVACVVPVELAALLGLLAGALLTALPLSLAPTQPAPRVSTGSASPLRSAGLWAVMLSVALINAGHAYYYTFSNLHWSRDLGYSSATLGLLWATGVAAEISVFSGFSQSGDTSGARRLILLGAGGGLIRWSITAFDPPLALLFALQLLHGLSFAATLLGGLRMVKAMVPDDVAPLAIGVFAALVHGVVIGLVTALLGLPFARDPAVAYLLMAGLCGAGGGGALMLRRFRAPA; encoded by the coding sequence ATGAGCACATCCAACGAAACCATCTGCCAGACTGCCATTCCCAGTCGGCAGCCCGTCGGCCCGGCTTTCGGGCCAGTTCTTGGAATCGCCTTATCGTCCTTTGCCTATTTCTTTTTCCTCGGCACGGCCACGCCTTATTTTTCACTGTGGCTGGCGCAAAAGGGGCTGCAAAGCAACTGGATCGCCGCCATCGCCACCGCTTTGCTGATCGGGGCGACGATCGGTCAGGCGCTGCTGCCCTATGCGGCGCTGCGGATCGGCAGGACGCCCGCCTTGCTGGTCACGACGCTCGGCGGGCTGGGCTGCACGGCGGCGCTGATGCTGGCGCCCTCGCCCGGCGCTCTGCTGGGCATCGCGCTGACAGGAGCACTGTTCACCGGCGCGGCCATCCCCCTGATCGATGCCATCGCGCTGGAGAAGGCCAGCCCATGGTACGGCAGGATCAGAGCCACAGGCTCGGCGGGCTTTGCCATGGCGACGCTTGGCGTGGGCTGGCTGATCGACAGGATCGGTGTGGCCTGCGTGGTGCCGGTCGAACTGGCCGCCTTGCTGGGCCTGCTGGCGGGGGCGCTGCTGACCGCCCTGCCCTTGTCCCTTGCGCCCACCCAGCCAGCGCCGCGCGTCAGCACCGGCAGCGCCAGCCCCTTGCGCAGCGCCGGCCTGTGGGCGGTGATGCTGTCGGTGGCGCTGATCAATGCGGGGCATGCCTATTACTACACCTTCAGCAATCTGCACTGGTCGCGGGATCTGGGCTATTCCTCGGCCACGCTGGGCCTGCTGTGGGCCACGGGCGTGGCGGCGGAAATCAGTGTTTTTTCAGGCTTCAGCCAATCCGGAGACACCAGCGGCGCCCGCCGCCTGATCCTGCTGGGTGCGGGCGGCGGTCTGATCCGCTGGAGCATCACCGCCTTCGATCCGCCACTGGCGCTGCTCTTTGCCCTGCAACTGCTGCACGGGCTGAGCTTTGCCGCCACCCTGCTGGGGGGCTTGCGCATGGTGAAGGCCATGGTGCCCGATGATGTGGCGCCCCTGGCCATCGGCGTCTTTGCCGCTCTGGTGCATGGCGTGGTGATCGGGCTGGTCACGGCTTTGCTGGGCCTGCCCTTTGCCCGCGATCCGGCGGTCGCCTATCTCCTGATGGCGGGCCTGTGCGGCGCTGGCGGGGGCGGGGCGCTGATGCTGCGGCGGTTCAGGGCGCCCGCATAA